One segment of Pseudomonas asgharzadehiana DNA contains the following:
- the recX gene encoding recombination regulator RecX, whose amino-acid sequence MTVVLDTLVAVRRTAMDLLARREHGRVELTRKLRQRGADPEMIDTALDRLTEEGLLSESRYLESFVSYRARSGYGPARIREELSQRGLQRADIDLALRECGISWQAQLEDTWRRKFSGQLPIDAKERAKQGRFLSYRGFSMEMISRLLSGRDMDD is encoded by the coding sequence ATGACAGTTGTACTGGATACACTCGTCGCCGTTCGGCGCACTGCGATGGACCTGCTCGCTCGACGCGAGCACGGTCGAGTCGAGCTGACGCGTAAACTGCGTCAGCGCGGCGCAGACCCCGAGATGATCGATACAGCACTCGACCGGTTGACGGAAGAAGGGTTGTTGTCGGAATCCCGTTACCTTGAGAGTTTTGTCTCCTACCGCGCCCGCTCCGGTTACGGCCCTGCGCGAATTCGTGAAGAGTTGAGCCAGCGTGGTCTGCAACGTGCCGATATCGACCTTGCCCTGCGCGAGTGCGGTATCAGTTGGCAGGCGCAGTTGGAAGACACTTGGCGGCGCAAGTTCTCTGGCCAGCTGCCCATCGATGCCAAGGAGCGAGCGAAACAAGGCCGCTTCCTGAGTTATCGCGGATTTTCTATGGAGATGATCAGCCGCTTGTTGAGCGGCCGAGACATGGATGACTGA
- a CDS encoding CinA family protein gives MNDITPLAAELGRRLQVLNAHVTTAESCTGGGIAEAITRVPGSSAWFEAGYVTYSNRQKTRQLNVPEDLFPKVGAVSREVVEAMVRGAQEKSLARFAVAVSGVAGPDGGSPDKPVGTVWLAFGVGDEVTAELEHFAGNRDEVRRQTVKAALEGLLRRAAAEIENQG, from the coding sequence GTGAACGACATCACCCCACTTGCTGCTGAACTAGGCCGACGTTTGCAGGTGCTCAATGCCCATGTCACCACCGCTGAGTCCTGTACGGGCGGCGGGATCGCCGAAGCCATCACGCGGGTTCCGGGGAGTTCTGCCTGGTTCGAAGCGGGGTACGTCACCTACTCCAATCGGCAGAAGACCCGGCAGTTGAACGTGCCGGAGGATTTGTTTCCAAAAGTGGGCGCGGTCAGTCGGGAAGTGGTGGAGGCCATGGTGCGCGGCGCTCAGGAAAAAAGCCTGGCGCGGTTTGCCGTGGCGGTCAGCGGTGTGGCGGGGCCGGACGGCGGCTCGCCGGACAAGCCGGTGGGCACTGTATGGCTCGCGTTCGGTGTGGGCGATGAGGTGACCGCCGAGCTTGAGCACTTCGCCGGCAACCGCGACGAGGTCCGCCGACAAACGGTAAAGGCCGCCCTTGAGGGCTTGTTGCGACGAGCTGCAGCAGAAATAGAAAATCAGGGGTAG
- the recA gene encoding recombinase RecA, giving the protein MDDNKKKALAAALGQIERQFGKGAVMRMGDHDRQAIPAISTGSLGLDIALGIGGLPKGRIVEIYGPESSGKTTLTLSVIAQAQKMGATCAFVDAEHALDPEYAGKLGVNVDDLLVSQPDTGEQALEITDMLVRSNAIDVIVVDSVAALVPKAEIEGEMGDMHVGLQARLMSQALRKITGNIKNANCLVIFINQIRMKIGVMFGSPETTTGGNALKFYASVRLDIRRTGAVKEGDEVVGSETRVKVVKNKVAPPFRQAEFQILYGKGIYLNGEMIDLGVLHGFVEKSGAWYAYNGSKIGQGKANSAKFLADNPDIAATLEKQIRDKLLTAAPDVKAAANREPVEEVEEADTDI; this is encoded by the coding sequence ATGGACGACAACAAGAAGAAAGCCTTGGCTGCGGCCCTGGGTCAGATCGAACGTCAATTCGGCAAGGGTGCCGTAATGCGTATGGGCGATCATGACCGTCAGGCGATCCCGGCTATTTCCACTGGCTCTCTGGGTCTGGACATTGCGCTCGGCATTGGCGGTCTGCCAAAAGGCCGTATCGTTGAAATCTACGGTCCTGAATCTTCGGGTAAAACTACCCTGACCCTGTCGGTGATCGCCCAGGCACAGAAAATGGGCGCCACCTGTGCGTTCGTCGATGCCGAACATGCCCTGGACCCTGAATACGCCGGCAAGCTGGGTGTCAACGTTGACGACCTGCTGGTTTCCCAGCCGGATACTGGTGAGCAAGCCCTGGAAATCACTGACATGCTGGTGCGCTCCAACGCCATCGACGTGATCGTGGTTGACTCCGTGGCTGCCCTGGTACCGAAGGCGGAAATCGAAGGCGAAATGGGCGACATGCACGTGGGCCTGCAAGCCCGTCTGATGTCCCAGGCGTTGCGTAAAATCACCGGCAACATCAAGAACGCGAACTGCCTGGTGATCTTCATCAACCAGATCCGTATGAAGATCGGCGTAATGTTCGGCAGCCCGGAAACCACCACCGGTGGTAACGCGCTGAAGTTCTACGCTTCGGTCCGTCTGGACATCCGTCGTACCGGCGCGGTGAAGGAAGGTGACGAGGTTGTCGGTAGCGAAACCCGCGTCAAGGTTGTGAAGAACAAAGTGGCTCCACCATTCCGTCAGGCCGAGTTCCAGATTCTCTACGGTAAGGGTATCTACCTGAACGGCGAGATGATCGATCTGGGCGTGCTGCACGGTTTCGTTGAGAAGTCCGGTGCCTGGTATGCCTACAACGGCAGCAAGATCGGACAAGGCAAGGCCAACTCGGCCAAGTTCCTGGCAGATAACCCGGACATCGCTGCCACGCTTGAAAAGCAGATCCGCGACAAGCTGCTGACGGCCGCGCCAGACGTGAAAGCAGCCGCCAACCGCGAGCCGGTTGAAGAAGTAGAAGAAGCCGACACTGACATCTGA